The following is a genomic window from Myxococcota bacterium.
TCGTCGAGGTCGTCGCCGCGCGCGAGCGCCTCGATCTCGCCCAGCGTCAACGCGTCGTGCAGGCCGTCGGTGCACAAGAGCAGGCGCCCCTTGGCGGGGATCTTCGCGTGCAGCACCTGCGGCTCGAGCGGCCCCAGCGTGCCGATCGCCTGGGTGAGCACGTGCTTGTCGGGGTGAGTCGCGGCCTGCTCGGCGGTGATCACGCCCTGCTCGACCATGGCCGCGACCAGCGTGTGGTCGGCGGTGAGCTGCGTGATCCCCTTCTTCGAGATCGAGTAGATGCGCGAGTCACCGACGTGCGCGATCACCGCGCTGCGGCGCCGCACGAACAGCGCCGAGAGCGTGGTGCCCATGCCGAAGGTCCCGCGCTCGTCGGCCTCGCGCACCACGGCGGAGTTCGCGTCGTGCATGGCCTGCAGCATGACCTCGCCCTCGTCGCGCAGGCGCTTGGGCCGCGGACGCGAGCGCAGCGCCGCGAGCGTGGCGTCGACCGCGACGCGGCTCGCGACCTCGCCCGCCGCGTGACCGCCCATGCCGTCGGCCACCACGAACAGCCCGAGCTCGAGGTCGACCGCGGCGCTGTCCTCGTTGTTGGTGCGCTCGACGCCCACGTCGGAGAGCAGCGCGTATCTCGTCATCGCAGGCCCGCCTGGGGGTCGCTGCGCAGGAAGCTGTACTGGATGTGGTCCAGATACCGGCCGTCCACGAACTCCGCTTCGCGCGCCACGCCCTCGCGCACGAAGCCGAGCTTCTCGACCACGCGCTGACTCGTCTTGTTCTCGAGCGCCACCAGCGCCTCGATCCGGTGCAGCCGCAGGCCGCCGAGCGCGTGCGCCAGCGCCGCAGCCGCCGCCTCGGTGGCGATGCCGTGGTTCCACTCCGAGCGCCGCACCCAGTAGCCGAGCCCCGCCACCGCGCGCACCCAGTCCACGCGGTGCAGGCTCGTGACTCCCGCCACGCGCCCCGAGTCGCGCAGCTCGATCAGGAACTCGAAGGCGCTCTGGCGCGACCACGCGCTGCGCGCCGCGCGCAGGTAGCGGCGCGTCTCGGCCGGGCCGTGGTCGACGCGCGCCCATGGCAGCCAGGGCACCAGGTCGGTCAGTGTCTCGGCGATGGCCTCGTGCAGCGCCGTCACGTCGCCGCGCCTCGGCGCGCGCAAGCGCAGCCGCTCGGTGAGGATCTCCGTGGGATACAGATCGAGCACGCTCAAGCGAGGAGTCTCAACTGCCCGTATTTGACCTTGATCACCTTCACCCCCGC
Proteins encoded in this region:
- a CDS encoding Stp1/IreP family PP2C-type Ser/Thr phosphatase — protein: MTRYALLSDVGVERTNNEDSAAVDLELGLFVVADGMGGHAAGEVASRVAVDATLAALRSRPRPKRLRDEGEVMLQAMHDANSAVVREADERGTFGMGTTLSALFVRRRSAVIAHVGDSRIYSISKKGITQLTADHTLVAAMVEQGVITAEQAATHPDKHVLTQAIGTLGPLEPQVLHAKIPAKGRLLLCTDGLHDALTLGEIEALARGDDLDEAARALVDRANAAGGHDNVTVLLVEP
- a CDS encoding GNAT family protein gives rise to the protein MLDLYPTEILTERLRLRAPRRGDVTALHEAIAETLTDLVPWLPWARVDHGPAETRRYLRAARSAWSRQSAFEFLIELRDSGRVAGVTSLHRVDWVRAVAGLGYWVRRSEWNHGIATEAAAAALAHALGGLRLHRIEALVALENKTSQRVVEKLGFVREGVAREAEFVDGRYLDHIQYSFLRSDPQAGLR